From the genome of Miscanthus floridulus cultivar M001 chromosome 10, ASM1932011v1, whole genome shotgun sequence, one region includes:
- the LOC136490259 gene encoding uncharacterized protein, with protein MDSFQHKSKDDEKHCRLQGMEADTTGKKEHEHGKEMSEQHSSQVHTHDQGNKHGHSHGHREEHVGGGRERADPAEYLDMGGMTPGAFLEIRYRAATGRPYDRVERLISSEQMAKQQSEEEAKAGREENKGVIYEF; from the exons ATGGACTCGTTCCAACACAAGAGTAAGGACGACGAGAAGCATTGTCGTCTTCAAGGCATGGAGGCGGACACCACCGGCAAGAAGGAGCACGAGCACGGCAAGGAGATGAGCGAGCAGCACAGCAGCCAAGTCCACACCCACGACCAGGGCAACAAGCACGGCCACAGCCACGGCCACAGGGAGGAGCACGTCGGCGGCGGGAGGGAGCGTGCAGACCCGGCGGAATACCTCGACATGGGTGGCATGACTCCAGGGGCCTTTCTC GAAATCAGGTACAGGGCCGCGACCGGGAGACCGTACGACAGAGTGGAACGGTTAATCAGCTCGGAGCAGATGGCCAAGCAGCAGAGCGAGGAGGAAGCCAAAGCCGGCAGGGAGGAGAACAAGGGCGTCATCTACGAGTTCTGA